The Bacteroidota bacterium sequence TGTCCCTTTTTGAATATCCGCGTCATCCGGACCGGCATTAAATTTAGCTTTCATGGCAGCTTCCCGTGCAAGTTTATATAAATAGGAAGACGTTGTCGTAGATCCACGACCTCCCGGAACAGCAGCAGTTACTTCACCATTTTTATCTACAGTAATATCGACAACAACCTTTCCGGTTTCCTGGGAGCGGTCGTTGATTTGTGGTGTACGAATCATTCTGCGACCAGCCAGACTAAAGCTCACACCACCACCTTTTCCGGGACCCTGACCGGGACCTTCACCCGGACCAATTCCGGGTCCATTGCCACTACCGTTTTTACCTGTATACCGTGAGTTTGGATCTCCTTGCGGATCACCCTGGTCACCTGCACCTTTGCCGGTTCCCTGTGATGTACTGTTGTTGGATTTTCCTTTATACAGTGAACGAGTATCAACAGTTTTTACAGGCTCAACCACGGGTTTATTTTCCTTTGGTGTTGTAACCGTTGGCTTGACTTTTTGTACATCTACTTTCTTTGGATCTTTTACTTCTCTGGCCACACCGGATTCTTCCAGATCCTGTGTCGCAAAATTTTCTTCCGGTTGAACGGCAGGTTTTGCTTTTGTGAGTGAAGGGTCTTCGGTAATATTTTCCGACATCGGTTGAATCTCACCACCGGCTTCATCCACATATCCGATGTTCACGATCACTCCGCCGCCGCCGCCTGTTTCCGGGAAGGGAGGAATTTGTGTTTTCACCATCACAAAAAGCAGGATGAGAAACAGCACCGAGTGAATCGCTACTGAAATAATAATGGACCTTGAACGGATGGTTGCATCCATAGTAAGCTTATTGCTTGGAGGATTGAGTGGCCAGCACCATTTTAATTTTTAAACGATTCCCGATATCGAGAAGGTCAACGAGGTTTTGAACCTGAACCGATTTGTCAACCTTCAACAAAGCTGTCGGATCGGTTTGTCCTGCTATATTCACTTTAATGGCCGCTTCCAGTTCGTCCGCGCTGATGGGAGTATTGTTAATCGCATATTGCAAATCGGCAGTAACTGAAATGGTGAGCGGGTGCTTCACAGATTGCGTGCTGCTCTTGGCGTTAGGAAGCAAGAGCTTCAACACGTTCGGTGTCGCCATCGTAGACGTGATGAGGAAGAACAACAACAGAAAAAACATGATGTCATTCAGGGAAGCGCTGTACACTTCACCAACTACTCGTGTTCTTCTTCGGAGATTCATTTTTGTTATTATTTATTTTTGAATTTTGTAGGGGACGAGGGACGGTGAAAAGGGGACGAGGGACGGGGGGCGAGGGACGTTAAATTAGTGTGTCACACATTCAAATTTCCTTCCCGCACCAACCACTAAGCACCAACCACCAGGCACTAGTTCTTCACCGGCTCCTCAAGCAGGTCGATAAACTGAACCGCGTTAATTTCCATTTTATTGATTACCCTGTCGATCATGTGAACGAGATAGTGATAAGCTGCGTAAGCGATCATACCGACAAGCAGACCTGCCGCGCTGGAAATCATTTTCACATAGAGACCACCTGAAATTGTATTGATCTCAAGAGAATTCTGAAGAGCGATCTGATAGAAGATTTTGATTACACCGAAGATGGTACCAAGGAATCCGAACATCGGAGCGATACCGGCGATAGTTCCGAGGATGTTGAGGTTTTTCTCCATCATGTAGATCTGGAGTTTCCCGACATTCTCTATCGCGCCTTCAATTTCCTTTACAGGTTTTCCGAGACGCATCAGTCCTTTTTCGATCATACGTGCAACCGGACTGCTGGTGTTTTTGCAGAGCGCTTTTGCAGCGTCGATATTTCCACTGTGGACGTAATCGCGAATCTGGTTCATGAAATTCATATCAATTTTTGAGAAACGCTGAATAGTAAACAGCCTTTCAAAAAAGATGTAGAATGCCATCACTGAAAGAATCGCGATTGGAACGAGGATGGGCCCGCCTTTTACAGCCATATCCCAGAGAGAAATGGATTGCTCAACAGGAGGAGTAACAGCTGTCGTTGCAGCCTGAGCAAGCGAGTCCGAGGCTGCGCCAAGGTTTTGAGTGATCTGCAGGATGAGTCCGTAGGTCATAAAGTGGTTTGGATATTAATAACTCACAAAAGTAGGGACTGAGCTCCCATGCAGGCTGGAACATGCCCCTACTTTTAAACATTGTCGTGTTAGTCTAAACGAGCCTTTGAAATTATTATTGAAGAAGATTAAAGCTGATCGGGAGCACCATTTGTGTCCGAACAGGTCTGGTTTGACTGATTCCGGGTTTCCATACCGGGGAAGAGGCCAAAACCTTCTGTACTTCTTCATCCTGACCATAACCAATAGATTTCATCATTTCCACATCACTGATGGTTCCGTTTTCATTCACGATAAAGGTTACATAATACCTTCCATTCAGTCCTGCCGCTCTGGCTTGAGGAGTATAACGTATGTGATTTTTCAGGAATTCATAAAATTTGAATAAACCGCCCGGAAAATCAGGTTGTACGTCAACAGAAGCGATGTTCAGAGGTTTATCAATAATTTTCGGTGGAGGATTTGTAGCGATTCC is a genomic window containing:
- a CDS encoding biopolymer transporter ExbD; translation: MNLRRRTRVVGEVYSASLNDIMFFLLLFFLITSTMATPNVLKLLLPNAKSSTQSVKHPLTISVTADLQYAINNTPISADELEAAIKVNIAGQTDPTALLKVDKSVQVQNLVDLLDIGNRLKIKMVLATQSSKQ
- a CDS encoding MotA/TolQ/ExbB proton channel family protein, which encodes MTYGLILQITQNLGAASDSLAQAATTAVTPPVEQSISLWDMAVKGGPILVPIAILSVMAFYIFFERLFTIQRFSKIDMNFMNQIRDYVHSGNIDAAKALCKNTSSPVARMIEKGLMRLGKPVKEIEGAIENVGKLQIYMMEKNLNILGTIAGIAPMFGFLGTIFGVIKIFYQIALQNSLEINTISGGLYVKMISSAAGLLVGMIAYAAYHYLVHMIDRVINKMEINAVQFIDLLEEPVKN